The Janthinobacterium tructae genome contains the following window.
GCACGCAGGTGCCGAGGATCAGCGCGATGGCTGCCAGCATCTGGTTGGCGATGCCGAACAGCGGCCACAGGGTGTTGATGCCGCCCAATGGATCGACCACGCCCTGGTACAGGAAGTAGCCCCAGGCCGCCACGCACAGGCCCGTGGCCAGCAGGTTGGCGATGACGTTTTCCGTCTGTTTCAGCGCTGGCACGAAGCTGCCCAGCAAGTCTTGCAGCATGAAGCGGCCCGCACGCGTGCCCGCATCGACGGCCGTCAGGATGAACAGCGCCTCGAACAGGATAGCGAAGTGATACCAGAAGGCCATCATGGCCTTGCCGCCGATGGCGCCCGAGAGAATCTGCGCCATGCCGACCGCCAGGGTCGGTGCGCCGCCCGCGCGCGAGATGATGCTGTGCTCGCCAACATCCTTGGCCGTTTGCGTCAGCATTTCCGGCGTCACATAGAAGCCCCATTGCGAGATCGCCTGTGCGGCGGACTCGGCTGTCGTGCCGATCAGGGCGGCCGGGCTGTTCATGGCGAAATAGATGCCCGGCTCGATGGTCGAGGCGGCCACCAGGGCCATGATGGCAACAAACGATTCCATCAGCATGGCGCCATAGCCGATGAAGCGGGCGTGGCTTTCGTTTTCAATCATCTTCGGCGTGGTGCCCGAGGAAATCAGCGCGTGGAAGCCGGAGACGGCGCCGCAGGCAATCGTGATGAACAGGAAGGGAAACAGATTGCCCGACCAGACCGGGCCGGAGCCGTCGATGAACTTGGTCATGGCCGGCATTTTCAGGTAAGGCGCGACGACGATGATGCCGATGGCTAGGCCCAGGATGGTGCCGATTTTCAGGAAAGTCGACAGGTAGTCGCGCGGTGCCAGCAGCAGCCACACGGGCAGGACGGAAGCGATGAAGCCGTAGCCGATCAGCATCCACGTCAGTTCCGTGCCGGTAAACGTGAACATCGGGCCCAGTACGGCCGATTCCTGCACATACTGGCCGCCGATGATGGCCAGCATCAGCAGCACAAAACCGATGATGGAAATTTCGCCGATGCGGCCCACGCGGATGAAGCGCGAGTACACGCCCATGAACAGGGCGATGGGAATCGTCGCCATCACGGTGAAGCTGCCCCATGGCGAACCGGTCAGCGCCTTGACGACGATCAATGCCAGTACGGCCAGGATGATGACCATGATCATGAAGCAGCCGAGCAGGGCGATCATGCCGGGAATTTCGCCCAGTTCAGCCTTGATCAGGTCGCCCAAGGAGCGGCCGTCGCGGCGCATGGAAATGAACAGCACGATGAAATCCTGCACGGCGCCGGCAAACACGACGCCCGCCAAGATCCACAGCATGCCGGGCAAATAGCCCATCTGCGCGGCCAGCACGGGGCCGACCAGGGGGCCGGCGCCGGCAATCGCGGCGAAATGGTGGCCGAACAGCACATATTTGTTGGTCGGCACGTGGTCGAGGCCATCGTTGTGCTTGAAGGCCGGCGTCATGCGGCGTGCGTCCAGGCCCAGCACCTTGTCGGCGATGAACAGGCTGTAGAAACGGTAGGCGATCAGGTAGACGCAGACGGCGGCGATGACGATCCAGATTGCGCTGATCGGTTCGCCACGTTGCAGGGCGACGACGCCCAGGGATCCGGCGCCGGCAAGCGCAAGCGCTGCCCAGCCGAGCTGTTTGAAAATGCGGTTCATGCTTCCTCCAGAGATTGACGGGCGCTGTGCCGTGCGATGATGTGTGCTGCGGGTCCTGGTCGTCGCCAGTTTGATGTGACTTTTGGTGTATTTGCAGCTTATGGCAAGTATTCAGGAATCGTATAATTGCCGCAAGCGCACGACTACGCAGTAACGCTCAGTATTACTACGCAGACCGATTGCCGTGCCGCGACGTAAAATCACGCATTCCCACCAGCATCGACACCGCCGGAGCGCGCCAGGCCATGAAACTCAGACAGAAAGTCATCTTCCTGGCCATCACGCCGCTCATCCTTGCCCTGTGCGCCATCGCGTTTGCCGTGCGGCACCAGGCGATTACCCTGGCCGAGCAGCAGCGCGCCACCATCCAGCAAGCCTACCTGGCCAGCAAGGAAGCCGAACTCAAGCATTACGTGACCCTGGCCAGCCATTCCATCGCCTCGTTATATGGTTCGGGCCGCAAGGATGCCGCCACGCAAGAGGAAGCCAAGCGCATCCTGTCTGCCCTCAGCTATGGCGACGATGGCTACTTCTTCATCTATGATTTGCAGGGCAAGTCGCTGATGCATCCGCGCCAGCCCGAGCTGGTGGGGCAGAATCTGTGGGAGTTGCGCGACGCGGACGGCAACCTGACCATCCAGCGCCTGATGCAGCGCGCCAGGAGCGGCGGCGGCTTCGAGCGCTACAACTGGATCAAGCCCTCGAGCAACAAGTCGGCGCCCAAGCTCGGCTATGTGATCCTGATGCCGGAATGGGGCTGGATGATGGGTACCGGTATTTACATGGATGACGTGGACCAGGCGCTGGCCAAGGTCGACGCCCAGCAGTCGCGCAATATCCGCTCGACCATGGAGCTGATCGCCGCCATCGCCATCCTCGGTTCCCTGCTGGTGGCCGCCTGCGGCCTGGTGCTGAACCTGCGCGAATTGCGCGTGGCCGACGCCAAGCTGAAAGTACTGGCGCAGCGCGTGGTGGAATCGCAGGAAGAGGAGCGGGCGCGGCTGTCGCGCGACTTGCATGACGGCATCAGCCAGTGGCTGGTGTCGATCAAGCTGCAAATCGAGGCGGGCATCGCGCGCCTGGCCGGTAATGCCGAGCAGAAAGAAAAGGCGCCGGCCACGTTCGAGCGGGCCGCCGAGCAGCTGAACAAGGTGCTGGGCGAGGTGCGGCGCATTTCGCACAACCTGCGCCCGGCCATCCTCGACGACCTGGGCCTGGCCGCCGCGCTTGACCACCTGGTGCATGAATTTAACGACAGCAGCAGCGCGCAAGCCAGTTTCACGGCCAGCCCGGCGGCGGCGGGCGAGGGCTTGCCCGACATGGTCAATACCGTCTTGTTCCGCATCGCCCAGGAAGCGCTGACCAATTGCGAGCGCCATGCCCACGCCCGCGGCGTGGAAGTGAGTTTGCGCGAGGCGGGCAAGGCGGTGGAATTGCGCATCCAGGATAATGGCGGCGGCTTCGACTTCGACGGCATCGCCCTGCATCCGCAGCGCGGCATCGGCCTGCGCAACATGACGGAACGCATGGAAGCCATCGGCGGCAGCCTGCACATCACCTCGTCGCCGGCCGGCACCCTGGTGCTGGCGCGGCTCGCCCTTCCACCCACACACTGATTGACAGATACCGAGACATGACCAAGACGATCAACATCCTGCTGGTGGACGACCATCCCCTTGTGCGCGACGGCTTGCGCGCGCGCCTGGAGGCGGTGGCGCATTTCGACGTGGTCGCCGAGGCGGGCGGCGCCGACGAAGCCCTGGCCCAGGCGCGTGCGCACCAGGTGGACCTCGTGTTGATGGATATCAATATGCGCGGCATCAACGGCATCGAAGCGACGGCCCTGTTCAAGCAGGCGTTTCCGCAGATTGCGGTGCTGATCCTGTCCATGCACGACAAGCTTGAATATGTGTCGCAAGCCATCGCCGCCGGCGCGCGCGGCTATGTGCTCAAAGATGCTCCAGGGAAAGATATCGTCTTCGCCATCGAGACGGTGATGTCCGGCGGCATTTATTACAGCGCGGCCCTGGCGCGGCAGTTATCGCGCCCGCAAGTGCACGATTCCTTCCTCACCACGCGCGAGCAGCAAGTGCTGCAACACATCGCGGCGGGCCAGTCGAACAAGCAGATCGCCCGCGACCTGGACCTGAGCGTGCGCACGGTCGAGACGCACCGCCTGAACATCAAGCGCAAGCTGGGCATCGAAGGGCAGGCTGAATTGATCAAATATGCGGTCGAACATGCGCATGGCGGCGGCGCCTGAACGGCGCTGGCGTCACAGTGTTTTTTTTCAAACCCGCATGACAGGCGGGTCTCCCGGGGGGAGTGTTTTTTTTGAATATTTATTGCCAAAATTAAACTGTTTCACGGGTGAGATTCGGATAGAATGATTCTCGCTGTCGAAATGGCATCCCTGTCGGGCCAGGGTTGCCAATGCTGGTCAGTTTATTTACTATGGCGCCCTACCCACACTGAGATACCGATGTCAGCGTCTGAATCAAACCTGTTTCCGTTGGTGGGATTACAAGCAGTGGCCAATGCTCATAACGAGTGGGTCGCTGTCACCTTGCATGTACCGCAGGCCTCGACGGCGCCGCTGCTGGCGGCGCTGGCCGCTGCCGATGCGTATGCCTTCCTTGCGCCGCTCGACTGCATCATTCCCCTGGCCGACCCGCATGGCGTGGACGAGGCCGTGCTGGCGCAACTGGCGCCGCAACGCACCATTTTCCGTTTGCCGGCGCAGTTTGCCGGCGACAAGCAAATCCAGAAAAAATGCCAGCAATGGCGCGACGCCGGCTATCGCATCCTGCTCGATGGCGCCGATGCCGGTCCCGTGGTGGCGGCGCAGGTCGACGCGCGCGCGCTGAGTTTTGACGCGGCGGGCGCCCGCCCGGCCCTGCATCAACTGCTGCCCTTGCCGGGGCCGCACCTGGCCTACAACATCGGCGACGCGGGCCAGCTTGCCGCATTGCAAGAAATCGGCGTGAGCTGGTTTGCCGGCGACTACGCCTTGCGACATGCGCGCCAGCAAAGCGAGCCGGAAGACGCTACCTCGCGCCGGCGCTTGCTGGCGCTGCTGGGCCTGCTGGCCCGCGATGCCGACGCGCACGAGCTGGAAGTGCCGCTCAAACAGGATCCATCGCTCAGCTATCATCTGTTAAAACTGGTCAATTCGGCCGCCTTCGGTTTCACGGCGCCGATTACCAGCTTCAGCCAGGCCATCACCCTGCTGGGCCGGCGCCAGCTGCAGCGCTGGCTGCAACTGCTGCTGTATGCGCGGCAACAGGACGATGGCAAGATCCACGCGCTGCTGCCGCTGGCGGCCGTGCGCGCGGCGCAGATGGAAGCGCTGTGCCAGCTGCGCGGCGGCGACCGCGATGCGCAAGACCTGGCCTTCATGGCGGGCGTGTTTTCTCTGCTCGACGTCCTGCTGGGCATGCCGATGGAAGAGATCATCGCTACACTGAATCTGGCACCCGAAGTCAACGACGCCTTGCTGGAACGCAATGGCGAGCTGGGCACCTTGCTGGCGCTGGTCGAAAGCGCCACGCCGCTGCCAGAAGGCTTGCGCCGTGCCGGCATCGATGGAGAAACCTATTGGCGCAGCCTGCTACAGGCCTACCAATGGGCCATCCAGGTCAGCCGGAACCTCTAGCATGACATTGCTGCCGGTGTCGGATTACCTCGGTGACAGCGCCGCCCTGTGCGATGCCGTCGTGCGTTTGCGCGGTCCCGCGCTGGTGGCTGAGCTGGGCCGTATCGCCAGCGCCGTGATGGCCAGCCCGCATGGCCAGTTTCTGCCTGCGGGCAGCATGGACGCCGCTGCATCGTCCGCGATTTTTTCCAGCGACACGCCTGCCTTGCTGCAGGAAATCAGTTTTGACGGCCACTGCTTCGGCCACTACAGCGTGGCGGGGCGCAGCCTGTACAACGACGCCGACCGTCGCCACCTGGCCAGCCTGGCCTCGCTGACGGCCGGCGTGTTGCAGGTGCATTCGCTGGCGCAACGCTCGACCCATGCGTTTGCGCAAGTCGAAGCCTTGCTGGCGCAGCAGACGCAAATCCTCGACCAGTTGCACGAATCCGTGCTGACGATGGACTTGACGGGCTACATCACCAGCTGGAACAAGGGCGCCGAGCGCCTGTTCGGCTACACCTCGGTGGAAGCCGTGGGGCGCAACATCCTGTTCCTGTACGACGACGAAGATACGGGCTTCCACGACGCCTTCCTGGAGCAGGGAGGGCGCCTGATGGAGGTGCGCCGCCGAAAGAAGTCCGGCGAAATATTCTGGGCCAGCCTGTCCCTGTCGCCGCTGCAGGACATGGACGACAAACCCATCGGACTCATCGCTTACCTGACGGACATCACGGAACGCAAGCTGGCCGAAGAGCGATTGCACCACCTGGCCTACTACGACCCGCTGACCAGCCTGCCCAATCGCACCTTGCTGGCCAAGCTGGTAGACCAGGCCCTCTCCGTGGCGCAGCGCAGCAAGATGCTTGGCTGCGTGATGTTCATCGACCTGAACCGTTTCAAGCTGATCAACGACACCCTGGGCCGGCGCATCGGCGATGAACTGCTGCGTCAGGTCTCGCTGCGTTTCCGCAAGGTATTGCGAGACCAGGACCTGGTGGCGCGCCTGGGCGGCGACGAGTTCGCCGTGGGCCTGTTCGACATCGGCCAGCACTTCGAGGCCAGCTTGGTGGCGCAAAAGCTGCTCGCTTCCCTGGTGCAACCGTTCCTGATCGAAGGCCACGACTTGCGCGTGGGCGCCAGCATCGGCATCAGCGTGTACCCGCAAGACGGGCAGGACGCGGAAACCCTGCTGCGCCTGGCCGACATCGCCATGTACCGCGCCAAGCAGGACAGTGGCGGCGAAGCGGAAAGCGTGGCCTTCTACAGCCAGGACATGAACCTGGGCATGCAGGCGCGCATGCGCCTGGAAATAGGCTTGCGCCAGGCATTATCGGAACAGCAACTGCTGCTGCACTACCAGCCGAAATATGCGCTGGGCAGCGGCCGCATCATCGGCGCCGAAGCGCTGGTGCGCTGGCACCACCCGCAGCACGGCATGATCCCGCCCGCCGAGTTCATTCCCCTGGCCGAATCGACGGGCCTGGTGGTGCAAGTGGGCGAATGGGTGCTGGAAGCGGCCTGCGCCCAGGCGCAGGCGTGGAAACTGGCGGGCCTGCCGCCGATCCGCCTGGCCGTCAACGTCTCCGCGCGCGAATTCACCTCGGCCCTGCCCGCCAGGGTGGCGGCGACCCTGGCCCGCTACGGCCTGGAAGCTGCCTGGCTGGAACTGGAAATCACGGAAAGCACGCTGATGCACAACATCGAGCGCGTGATCGGCATCATGGACCGCATCACGGCGCTTGGCGTGGCCCTGTCACTGGACGACTTCGGCACCGGTTATTCAAGCTTGTCCTACCTCAAGCGTTTCCCCATCGACACGCTAAAAATCGACCGCTCGTTCACCACCGGCATCCCGACAGACGCCAGCGACTGCGCCATCGCCAGCACCATCATCAGCATCGCCCAGCAACTGCACCATAAAGTGATCGCGGAAGGCGTGGAAACGGCCGAGCAACTGGCGTTTTTGAAGAGCTCCGGCTGCGACGAAGTGCAGGGCTATCTGTTCTCGCGCCCGTTGCCAGCGCTGGAGTTCGAGAAGGCGCTGCGGGAAAACTGGGGGCTGTAAGGCTTCTGCTTTTGTGTCTGCGCAGGTATAGCCCCCGGCCCCGGCCGCTGGGAAAATAAGACCACGACAGTACTAGCCATTGGTAAGCCACTGAGCTTTATGTATAATGCTGCCATCAGGAAGCGTGGCCGAGTGGTTGAAGGCACTAGTCTTGAAAACTAGCGACGGGTTACACTGTTCGTGAGTTCGAATCTCACCGCTTCCGCCAGAAATATGAAAATAAGCCCTTGATTATCAAGGGCTTATTTTTTTTGTGCCGTCGCCTGAACAATCCCTGATGTAAAACTTCATTTTCAACTTAGCGCTAAGTTGCGGAAATGGTTTCCGCAACTCGCCGCTAGCGGGTAGGGCGGACAGCCTGGCCAATGCGCCGATAGACCTTTTCCGTGATGACTTTTTCACTATGCCCCAGCAGGGAGCTGGCGGCGCCCAGGTCGGCAATGTCGCTGGCGGAGCGCGCCCGGATATCGCGGAACTGGAAAGCCTTGATGCGGCTGGCCAGCTCCTCGTCGCCAGCCTTTAGCGCCAGTTCCGCCGCAGCTTTCCGGGCGCCATCGAAGCGCAGGCGCAAATGCCACTTCTTGACCTGGAAGCCGTTCGGCAGCGCGACAATGAAGGTGGTGCGCGGCCGGTGCGGGCGCGCGTGGATGCGCTCGATGACCTTCGCCAGTTCGGACTTGATGCCGTCGTGCTCGAGCACGATGCGCAGCAGCTTGTTGCTCTTGCCCTGGCGCACCTGCAACGCCCCATCCTTCAAATCGCCGTCGCGCATCTTGAGCACGTCCGCAGGCCGCTGGCCGGTCAGGTAGTTCAGGTCCATGGCGTCCTGCAGCTCTTCACAGCCTGCATTCCGCACTGCGTCCCACACGGCCTTGTCGGCATAAAAGTCGCGCGGCACCTCTTTGTTTTTGCGCACGCCCCGGCATGGGTTCTCGCGCTTCGTGTAGCCCCATTCCCTTGCCATATTGAACACATGCGACAGCAACGCGATTTCGCGGTTGGCGCGTACCTTGGCGCTGCGCGCGTCGCGGTAGCGAGCAATGTCCTGCGGCGTGATGGCGTCGATGGGCGCGCTGTCGAAGACCGGGCGAAGCTGGCTCAACGAGCTGGAGTTTTCGCGTTGCGTGCTTGGGGCCTTGCCGGGCAGGATGTCACGGACGTACTGCGCAAACACGTACTCCATGAGCGTGGCGTCGGTCGGGACTGGTTTGCACTCATATTCCGCCCACAGGCGCTTGGCCTCGACCAGATCCGTACCCAGTGGGTATTCCTTCCGATTCCCGGCGTCGTCCCGGCCATTGTAGTAATAGCCGGTCCACGTTTCGCCCGATTTCAGCTTGCGCACGCGCCGCAGCATGCGCGGTGGAAGTTTGTAGCCAGTGCTCTTAGGTCGCATTGTTCTCTTTCTATTAACGTACTTTGGACAGGTCCGGCGCCCAGGCCGGCGTGCTCACCAGGCTGGCGGGATTGATGCCGCTCAAGCGCAACCTGGCGTACAGGCGCCCGATGATGGGCGCGCCGGCGCGGTTCTTGATGAAGGTCCAGCCGTTTTGCTGCAGCCATTTGATCTGATCCACTTTCCGGCAGCAGCCTGAAATGGTTTCCAGCTCTTCAGCAGTCAGGGTTTCGGACTGGATCGAATTGTCAAAAAGGTTATTCATTGGATGCCGCTTTCGTTATGGCGGGGTTGCATGCCTTGCTTTTGCTCGTTGCCAAGGCGAACGCTTCGGCTTCGGTATATTGGGGAACTTCGGCGCCGATCTTGCGGAAGTCTCTTAGCCTGCAAAATTCGTTATAGTCGGCGTCCTCGAACAAGGCCGCCACGGCAGGCAATGTGCGTTCCGCTTTCATGCTGGGCACCCGACAGGCGCTGCTGCTTTCTTGATCGCCTCAATGGCGGCCAACGGCACGGCGCGGAACATGCCCGCCCACTGGTGGTCCAGCTCGACCCACGCATGCAGCTCGCCATTGCCCACGTCGCGGCGCAGGGCGTTAACGGTGCCGGCCTGGTAGCCTTCGTCGGTATCGAAGGTCACTCGGTCACCAATCGAGACCGGCCGAGAAAATTCAGGTGTTTGCATGGGTATCACTCCTTTTTATATTTGCGTTGCAGATGCGCCAAATGCGCGCTTGGCCCGCCTGGCTGCCGTTTTTTGTGGTGCAGATAGATGGCTTCGGTATCAATCCGGGCGCATGGCGCGCCCTCCCTATCAAAACTCCGCCCAACATAGAAGGACGGAGCAAAATTTTTATTTTTCCCGATCGGATTTTCGATCGGATTTTTCTTGGCCCATGCCGGGCGCGAACAGTTATTTACACCAGTCCGAGGAACGGCAAGGGCCACCCCGGCCCGGTCTATCGTCCAGCGGTAGCGGGTGGACTCATAGACCGCATGCGGCTGCGCCGCCAGATACACGCCTACCGGCCTGTGCGCCTCCACCTGCTCATAGCGCCCTTCGACGCCCTCTACCCGCTTGGCAATCTGTATCGCGGCCTGGCGGCCCACGGTAGGCCCGCCCATGGCCCGTATAAAGCGGGCGAAGTCGGCGCGCTGAGCGATGGCCGGATTGTCGGACTCCACTTTCTGCGCGGCCTGATAGGCTTCGCGGATAGGCTCAGGCGCATTGCGCACCGACTCCTCCGATAGGCGGCGGAATTCGCGCCACACGCCCACCGGCACGCCGCCGATCTGCTGGAACTGGCGAATGCCCCACACCTGCGACCAGTACGTGACGCGCTGGGAGGCGGTGAATTCCATATTGCCGAACATATCGGGCGCGATGACGTAGGTTCTGCCGTCCTCGAATACCTTGTGATCCCCCACCCCGGCGCCGTCGATGTTCTTGCTGACGTATTTGGCGATATAGCCCGCCGCCGTGCCTTTTCCGGCCTCGATCCTCACCAGCTTGACGCGGTTTTTTATGGCGCCCGGCTCGTCACGGTCTTCATGCATGGCGTAGGCGCTTATCACGCATTCCATCGCGGTCTGGTGCTCAGGCGCGACGAACAACAGCATGTGCCAGTGCGGGCATCCGTCCGTGTGCGGCTCAGCAATTCGGAAGCCGTATGGCCGGATACCGCGACGGTGCAGCGATGACCGGATACGCTTCCATACGTCCGCCAGATAGGCCTGCGCCGCGCGCGGCGTCGGGCTGCCGAATTCCGTGTACTTCGCGTTCGTGCCGCCCACCGAGTGGTATTTGCTGGGACAAGTGACCGTCCAGAACATGCCGACGTGGCGCATCTTGTCGGCCACTTCTTCGAAGCCGCGTATGCGCAGCATCAATTCGCCTCGGCGCAGGGTTTTATTGCCCATGCCCAGCGCGGCCAGTTCGGCCAGACTGTAGACGTCGCCGTGCTCGTTGATGGCCGTGACGGCTGCCAGTGCCTTCTGGTTTGCCTCGTTTTGCGCCGCTTGTGCCAGGCACGTTTCACGGCTGACATACGGATCAGCGCGCACGTAGGTCAGGCCCAGCTGGATCGACGTGTGCTCAAAGCGACGCATCAATTCCTTGCGCAGTGCGCGGCGCCACCATGCGTGATCTGCTGCGCGCGCGATGTAGCCGCCTATCGTCTTCTTATCGTCAGGCGGCAGCACGCCGCGCCTGGCGCATATCGCATCAATTGCCGCCTTGATGGCGTGCTCATCATGCAGGCGCGCGCAGACCTCGTAGCACTCGCGGGCGGCCTGCAAGGCGGCCACCGATATTGCACCTGGCCCAGTCATGGCGCCATTGCTGTCGGCCAGCGGCAGGCGCTGATCGTCGGCCAGCACGGCATCGACTACGCGCTGGCGCGGCACGTTCAAGCCGCCGAACATGCTCTGCACGGCGGCGGCCATGCGTGACGGTATGCCCATGGAAAGCATCAATGCACCTTCCCACTTGTCTCAGGCATGCGCCCGCCATTCATACATTTCTTGACCACACTGAGATTGCCTTGCAGCTTGTCCAGTTCGACCCAGATGCGGCCGCGCTCCAATGCATTGAATTTATTTAGGGCGTCGCGCGCACGCTCTTTTGGCATGCGCGCCGACATGACGGCTACCATGCGAGCAGCCAGCGGTACACGCGTCCAGTAGGCGGCGCGGATAGCCTCGACGTCTGCCGGTTTGGCGATCATCGCCAGCACTGCCGCAGAGCGTTCCATGCGCTGTTCGCGTGGTGTTGCATTGATCTGCGCGGACACAGCGTCCATTTCGGCCAGAAACGCCCTGGTTTCCAGCTCTTGCTTGGTTAGAGTAGGGCCGGCGACTGCTGCGACGGCTACCAATTCATTGGTTATGCTGCGCATCACCACCCCCTGATCCAGCCAAAGGCAGACATCAACACTGGCGCGAACATGACCAATCCGGTCAGCAGACCGCTGCAGAATGTTTTCAGATTCTCTTTCATTAACTTCCTCTTTTTGGGTTTGAACGAGTTCAACACACTCAAAACCTTGTCGCGCGCGGCCAGAATCTCGGCGGCAGGCTGGAAGGACAGGTGGTTGTCGATAAGGGACGCCGGCATGGTTCAGTCCTTGATGGCGCCGATGGCCCGCAAAACGTCAGGGGTAATGACGATCAGGAGCGACAGCAGCCAGATGCCGCAGGTTTTGGCCAGGCGCAGCATCAGCGTGCCCATTCCTTGGCGAAGTACTTGGCCCAGTAGGTCAGCGTGCGCAACGAGTTGTTGCTGGAGTAGACGACGCCTGCTTCGCTGGCGAACATGTAGCACAGCACAATGGGCAGCTCTCCGACCATGGCGCGCTGGTTGTCCGGCATGAAGAAGCCGCCAAGCTGCAGCGCATGCAGGTCGCTGATGATGAAGGTGATATTGGCCGCGCCGTAGGCGTGGTAGGTTTTGGCAACCTCGCGGATATAGGCGGACAGTTCCTTGACGCTGGTGCCAGCGTTGGCGTGCAGAAGGAAGCAGGTCGGCGCCACAGGCACGACGCATTTTTGTAGGGCCGGGCGGGCGGTATTCGGGGCCGGGGAGTTGTCGGCATGACTGGTGGCGTGCAGCGTGTTTTCCATCGGTTTTCCTTATTTCAGGTTGAACGAATCCCGCACGCTCAAAAAGGAGCGCTGCAGGACACAGCAAAAGAGGGGGAGTTACAGCGGCCGGGCTACGGCGGCGCGAGGATTGGGATAGTCATCAGCAGCCCGCAGTCAGGTCCAGGGCCAGCTGGCTGGTGGCCGCCGTGCGCGCATGCTGGGACATCGGGATGCGGATATCCGGCTTGGGCATGGCGGACAGCGAGAGGGTGCGCAGCACTTCCAGGCCCGCCACGAAGGAGTGCCCGCAGTCCGGGTTCTGGCACATATAGGTGATTTCCTTGAACAT
Protein-coding sequences here:
- a CDS encoding putative bifunctional diguanylate cyclase/phosphodiesterase encodes the protein MTLLPVSDYLGDSAALCDAVVRLRGPALVAELGRIASAVMASPHGQFLPAGSMDAAASSAIFSSDTPALLQEISFDGHCFGHYSVAGRSLYNDADRRHLASLASLTAGVLQVHSLAQRSTHAFAQVEALLAQQTQILDQLHESVLTMDLTGYITSWNKGAERLFGYTSVEAVGRNILFLYDDEDTGFHDAFLEQGGRLMEVRRRKKSGEIFWASLSLSPLQDMDDKPIGLIAYLTDITERKLAEERLHHLAYYDPLTSLPNRTLLAKLVDQALSVAQRSKMLGCVMFIDLNRFKLINDTLGRRIGDELLRQVSLRFRKVLRDQDLVARLGGDEFAVGLFDIGQHFEASLVAQKLLASLVQPFLIEGHDLRVGASIGISVYPQDGQDAETLLRLADIAMYRAKQDSGGEAESVAFYSQDMNLGMQARMRLEIGLRQALSEQQLLLHYQPKYALGSGRIIGAEALVRWHHPQHGMIPPAEFIPLAESTGLVVQVGEWVLEAACAQAQAWKLAGLPPIRLAVNVSAREFTSALPARVAATLARYGLEAAWLELEITESTLMHNIERVIGIMDRITALGVALSLDDFGTGYSSLSYLKRFPIDTLKIDRSFTTGIPTDASDCAIASTIISIAQQLHHKVIAEGVETAEQLAFLKSSGCDEVQGYLFSRPLPALEFEKALRENWGL
- a CDS encoding tyrosine-type recombinase/integrase is translated as MRPKSTGYKLPPRMLRRVRKLKSGETWTGYYYNGRDDAGNRKEYPLGTDLVEAKRLWAEYECKPVPTDATLMEYVFAQYVRDILPGKAPSTQRENSSSLSQLRPVFDSAPIDAITPQDIARYRDARSAKVRANREIALLSHVFNMAREWGYTKRENPCRGVRKNKEVPRDFYADKAVWDAVRNAGCEELQDAMDLNYLTGQRPADVLKMRDGDLKDGALQVRQGKSNKLLRIVLEHDGIKSELAKVIERIHARPHRPRTTFIVALPNGFQVKKWHLRLRFDGARKAAAELALKAGDEELASRIKAFQFRDIRARSASDIADLGAASSLLGHSEKVITEKVYRRIGQAVRPTR
- a CDS encoding DUF4224 domain-containing protein; amino-acid sequence: MNNLFDNSIQSETLTAEELETISGCCRKVDQIKWLQQNGWTFIKNRAGAPIIGRLYARLRLSGINPASLVSTPAWAPDLSKVR
- a CDS encoding carbon starvation CstA family protein → MNRIFKQLGWAALALAGAGSLGVVALQRGEPISAIWIVIAAVCVYLIAYRFYSLFIADKVLGLDARRMTPAFKHNDGLDHVPTNKYVLFGHHFAAIAGAGPLVGPVLAAQMGYLPGMLWILAGVVFAGAVQDFIVLFISMRRDGRSLGDLIKAELGEIPGMIALLGCFMIMVIILAVLALIVVKALTGSPWGSFTVMATIPIALFMGVYSRFIRVGRIGEISIIGFVLLMLAIIGGQYVQESAVLGPMFTFTGTELTWMLIGYGFIASVLPVWLLLAPRDYLSTFLKIGTILGLAIGIIVVAPYLKMPAMTKFIDGSGPVWSGNLFPFLFITIACGAVSGFHALISSGTTPKMIENESHARFIGYGAMLMESFVAIMALVAASTIEPGIYFAMNSPAALIGTTAESAAQAISQWGFYVTPEMLTQTAKDVGEHSIISRAGGAPTLAVGMAQILSGAIGGKAMMAFWYHFAILFEALFILTAVDAGTRAGRFMLQDLLGSFVPALKQTENVIANLLATGLCVAAWGYFLYQGVVDPLGGINTLWPLFGIANQMLAAIALILGTCVLFKMKKGRYAWVTITPTIWLLLCTLTAGWQKIFDANPRVGFLAHAKKYSAALDEGTLLAPAKSVAQMQQIIFNDYLDAGLAAFFVIVVISVLFFGIRTIMKARADSQPSTKETPFQAMPTVQ
- a CDS encoding EAL and HDOD domain-containing protein, with the protein product MANAHNEWVAVTLHVPQASTAPLLAALAAADAYAFLAPLDCIIPLADPHGVDEAVLAQLAPQRTIFRLPAQFAGDKQIQKKCQQWRDAGYRILLDGADAGPVVAAQVDARALSFDAAGARPALHQLLPLPGPHLAYNIGDAGQLAALQEIGVSWFAGDYALRHARQQSEPEDATSRRRLLALLGLLARDADAHELEVPLKQDPSLSYHLLKLVNSAAFGFTAPITSFSQAITLLGRRQLQRWLQLLLYARQQDDGKIHALLPLAAVRAAQMEALCQLRGGDRDAQDLAFMAGVFSLLDVLLGMPMEEIIATLNLAPEVNDALLERNGELGTLLALVESATPLPEGLRRAGIDGETYWRSLLQAYQWAIQVSRNL
- a CDS encoding response regulator transcription factor, producing MTKTINILLVDDHPLVRDGLRARLEAVAHFDVVAEAGGADEALAQARAHQVDLVLMDINMRGINGIEATALFKQAFPQIAVLILSMHDKLEYVSQAIAAGARGYVLKDAPGKDIVFAIETVMSGGIYYSAALARQLSRPQVHDSFLTTREQQVLQHIAAGQSNKQIARDLDLSVRTVETHRLNIKRKLGIEGQAELIKYAVEHAHGGGA
- a CDS encoding cache domain-containing protein is translated as MKLRQKVIFLAITPLILALCAIAFAVRHQAITLAEQQRATIQQAYLASKEAELKHYVTLASHSIASLYGSGRKDAATQEEAKRILSALSYGDDGYFFIYDLQGKSLMHPRQPELVGQNLWELRDADGNLTIQRLMQRARSGGGFERYNWIKPSSNKSAPKLGYVILMPEWGWMMGTGIYMDDVDQALAKVDAQQSRNIRSTMELIAAIAILGSLLVAACGLVLNLRELRVADAKLKVLAQRVVESQEEERARLSRDLHDGISQWLVSIKLQIEAGIARLAGNAEQKEKAPATFERAAEQLNKVLGEVRRISHNLRPAILDDLGLAAALDHLVHEFNDSSSAQASFTASPAAAGEGLPDMVNTVLFRIAQEALTNCERHAHARGVEVSLREAGKAVELRIQDNGGGFDFDGIALHPQRGIGLRNMTERMEAIGGSLHITSSPAGTLVLARLALPPTH